A stretch of Brassica rapa cultivar Chiifu-401-42 chromosome A08, CAAS_Brap_v3.01, whole genome shotgun sequence DNA encodes these proteins:
- the LOC117127149 gene encoding zinc finger BED domain-containing protein RICESLEEPER 2-like: MVITVHYIDALWRLKKLIIGFKHITDHKGQTIATVLLDCLAEWGIRKVFCITVDNATANNSALRKFHTAFALVSDQSLVLDGEFLHMRCSAHIINLIVRDGMAEIDQTVAAIRNGISYVRSHTNMLRSFELKVDSGKITRGSLPLDVKTRWNSTYLMLSTALKFKVAFDKMEGEDMLYNDYFSELENGSKRVGPPQHKDWDAVEKLCRFLLIFYNSTLVVSASTSLNAHKCYGEIVTIAANLMELITNYDPELSSKATEMFKKFDKYWDGLKNMNKMLMVATVFDPTKKLELAKMCFEELYGLDTVEYKEVYESLISVLRSLFKE; the protein is encoded by the coding sequence ATGGTCATCACGGTGCATTACATTGATGCTTTATGGCGCTTGAAGAAACTGATCATAGGATTCAAACACATCACGGATCACAAAGGTCAGACAATTGCAACTGTTTTGCTAGACTGCTTGGCTGAATGGGGAATTCGTAAGGTTTTTTGCATAACCGTTGACAATGCTACTGCTAATAATTCAGCGTTAAGGAAGTTTCACACTGCATTTGCATTAGTGTCTGATCAGTCTCTTGTCTTAGATGGTGAGTTCTTGCACATGAGATGTAGTGCTCATATCATAAACTTGATTGTGAGGGACGGAATGGCAGAAATAGATCAGACTGTAGCTGCTATCCGTAATGGTATCTCGTATGTTAGATCACATACAAATATGTTGAGGTCTTTTGAGCTGAAGGTTGACTCGGGTAAGATCACAAGAGGAAGCTTGCCTCTGGATGTCAAGACAAGGTGGAATTCAACGTATCTGATGTTGTCAACAGCTCTGAAATTCAAGGTGGCATTTGACAAGATGGAGGGAGAAGACATGTTGTACAACGACTACTTCAGTGAGTTGGAGAACGGTTCTAAAAGGGTTGGTCCTCCTCAGCATAAGGATTGGGATGCAGTTGAGAAATTGTGTCGGTTTCTTCTCATATTTTACAACTCAACACTGGTGGTCTCAGCTTCAACTTCTCTTAATGCGCATAAGTGTTATGGTGAGATAGTAACCATTGCTGCAAATCTGATGGAACTCATCACGAACTATGATCCTGAGTTGAGTTCGAAGGCAACAGAAATGTTCAAAAAGTTTGACAAGTATTGGGATGGGCTCAAGAATATGAACAAGATGTTGATGGTTGCCACTGTCTTTGATCCCACCAAGAAGTTGGAGCTTGCGAAGATGTGCTTTGAGGAATTGTATGGGCTAGACACTGTCGAGTACAAGGAGGTGTACGAGTCTTTGATAAGTGTCTTGAGAAGTTTGTTCAAAGAGTAA
- the LOC103833145 gene encoding protein RALF-like 31, whose translation MLHSVTLVLLSILFLQTHFPISDAITEIDAMLARNSLIGEDEELMPSEISRRVLMAQKRYIGYETLRRDMVPCQKPGASYYDCRSGQANSYNRGCETITRCARDTSDITT comes from the coding sequence ATGTTGCACTCTGTTACTTTAGTACTTTTATCCATTCTTTTCCTCCAAACCCACTTCCCAATCTCCGATGCTATCACTGAGATCGACGCGATGCTGGCCCGGAACAGCCTCATCGGAGAAGATGAAGAGCTAATGCCCTCGGAGATCAGCCGGAGAGTTCTTATGGCTCAGAAACGGTACATCGGGTACGAAACCCTAAGGAGGGACATGGTTCCTTGTCAGAAACCAGGCGCCTCGTACTACGATTGCCGATCCGGACAAGCTAATTCTTACAACAGAGGCTGTGAGACCATTACAAGGTGTGCCAGAGACACAAGTGACATCACCACTTGA